The Xyrauchen texanus isolate HMW12.3.18 chromosome 38, RBS_HiC_50CHRs, whole genome shotgun sequence genome window below encodes:
- the LOC127632052 gene encoding 4F2 cell-surface antigen heavy chain-like, with the protein MPLHVEGDPGYGTTPGGRFPFLDGSEAVPLLIPEPEVHQYIWKPLSKEELEKCAGGPGWKKFRSRLVLVFWISWLIMLGTAVAIIIQTPRAVYPSLHWWQRDVFFHLQPALFMDVDSTETSSISKVSEQLPYLKSLGVGAVILEGLFPHDDSPLNLTEIDQQLGTLPQFKRLIKESHKAGVKIMLDLCALDLSEQQSNGTEHWYHTSGHIQDSLRYWLEQGVSGFAICDTDAVFTAKTLMEWSVLMQEFSSQDDERILMVWQTENTLPTLNTSNLVVNGSLVELVTKSLIPPSHHPLSVSEVAQSMEASLQIAQGDWLSWTVGGDVPCELQRAILVLIMTLPGTPIIKFGDEVNPIQDGTLNTSAANQQYLGQLKQPLALFHSLRQSRAREEALQFGSFSFLPFNATMSSSNPNSTAIPPLAFLRSWGCVHFLVMFNLGFEPHTLDPDWAPSLPKGGVFLTSSGLDRLGPVSLRSIVLQPHEAIVIKLFESDNV; encoded by the exons ATGCCACTACATGTTGAAGGTGATCCAGGCTATGGCACAACACCTGGAGGACGATTCCCCTTTCTGGACGGGTCAGAGGCTGTTCCTCTCCTTATCCCTGAACCAGAGGTCCACCAGTACATCTGGAAGCCCTTGAGCAAAGAGGAGTTGGAGAAGTGCGCCGGCGGACCAGGATGGAAGAAATTTCGCTCTCGACTAGTTCTGGTCTTTTGGATCAGTTGGCTGATTATGCTCGGCACTGCAGTCGCAATAATCATTCAGACCCCAAGGGCTGTGTATCCTTCACTCCACTGGTGGCAGAGGGATGTGTTTTTTCATCTGCAGCCGGCACTCTTCATGGATGTAGACAGTACAGAGACCAGCAGTATCAGCA AGGTGTCCGAGCAGCTGCCATATCTGAAGTCACTGGGGGTCGGAGCTGTGATCCTTGAGGGGTTGTTCCCACATGACGATTCCCCATTAAACCTGACAGAGATTGACCAACAGCTTGGTACTCTTCCACAGTTCAAGCGGCTTATTAAAGAAAGCCATAAAGCAG GTGTGAAAATAATGTTGGACCTTTGTGCATTGGACCTGTCTGAGCAGCAGAGTAATGGCACTGAGCATTGGTACCATACATCAGGGCACATTCAG GACTCATTGAGGTACTGGCTGGAGCAAGGTGTTTCAGGGTTTGCAATCTGTGACACAGACGCTGTCTTCACTGCAAAG ACACTAATGGAGTGGAGTGTGCTGATGCAAGAGTTCAGTTCACAGGATGATGAAAG aattttgatGGTGTGGCAAACAGAGAATACTCTTCCAACGCTCAACACATCCAACCTTGTTGTTAACGGTTCACTGGTGGAGCTGGTTACAAAGTCACTGATCCCTCCATCACATCATCCATTGTCGGTCTCTGAAGTGGCTCAATCCATGGAGGCCAGTCTACAGATTGCACAGGGAGACTGGCTGAGCTGGACT GTGGGTGGAGATGTACCATGTGAGCTGCAGAGAGCCATTCTCGTCTTAATAATGACGCTACCCGGAACACCCATAATCAAATTTGGAGATGAGGTCAATCCAATTCAG GATGGTACTTTGAACACGTCAGCAGCAAACCAGCAG tATCTGGGACAGCTGAAGCAACCTCTAGCTCTCTTCCACTCTCTGAGGCAGTCGCGTGCTCGTGAAGAGGCTCTGCAATTTGGCAGTTTCTCCTTCCTCCCCTTCAATGCCACCATGTCCTCATCCAACCCAAATTCCACAGCCATACCTCCTTTAGCTTTTTTGCGCTCATGGGGCTGCGTTCACTTCCTGGTGATGTTTAATTTGGGTTTTGAACCTCACACTCTGGACCCTGATTGGGCTCCCAGTCTGCCTAAAGGTGGTGTGTTCTTAACCAGCTCGGGACTTGACCGACTAGGCCCTGTGTCTCTTCGGTCAATCGTATTACAGCCACACGAGGCCATTGTCATAAAACTGTTTGAGTCAGACAACGTCTGA
- the LOC127631385 gene encoding protein phosphatase 1A-like produces the protein MRTARRASTMEVPSFLRQLVRETEKMVTFFFKGGRRHPETDDDDDFENEEDIPSPYLHRPVLEKDTEEGGSKWGINYAMASMQGWRAQMEDAHTCMPEMADGFPDWSYFAVYDGHAGRTVAQYCSGNLLDFILDTGGVTVDEDVEHVKEGIRDGFLGIDRHMHTLARNESWDRSGSTAAAVMISPRNIYFINCGDSRTFLCRNGQVVFYTEDHKPFNPREKERIQNAGGSVTLQRINGSLAVSRALGDFDFKEVEWRAQTEQLVSPEPEVYELERTPEDEFLVVACDGVWDAIGNEELCAFVRNRLQVCDDLRDICAQVIDLCIYKGSLDNISVIIICFDGAPKVTPEAQQHEAELEKIIEQKVEEIIHIIRAKDQELDLLYVMKFLASENIPGLPPGAAFHARKIA, from the exons ATGAGAACAGCCAGGCGGGCCAGCACCATGGAGGTGCCCTCTTTCTTGAGGCAGCTGGTGAGGGAAACTGAGAAGATGGTTACGTTTTTCTTTAAGGGTGGGCGAAGGCACCCAgaaactgatgatgatgatgactttGAGAATGAAGAGGACATTCCCAGCCCCTACCTACACAGGCCAGTTTTGGAGAAGGACACGGAAGAGGGGGGCTCAAAATGGGGAATTAACTATGCCATGGCCAGTATGCAGGGCTGGCGTGCCCAGATGGAGGATGCCCACACCTGCATGCCAGAGATGGCTGATGGGTTTCCAGACTGGAGCTATTTCGCGGTGTATGATGGACATGCGGGGAGGACAGTGGCTCAGTATTGCTCTGGAAACCTGTTGGATTTTATTCTTGACACAG GTGGTGTAACGGTGGATGAGGATGTAGAACATGTCAAAGAAGGCATCAGAGATGGATTCCTTGGCATTGACCGACACATGCACACCCTAGCCCGCAATGAGAGCTGGGACCGCAGCGGTTCAACGGCAGCTGCTGTTATGATCTCTCCACGGAACATCTACTTCATCAACTGCGGCGATTCACGGACCTTCCTCTGCCGGAATGGCCAGGTGGTCTTCTATACGGAGGACCACAAACCCTTCAACCCACGTGAGAAAGAGCGCATCCAGAATGCTGGCGGATCCGTCACCCTGCAGCGCATTAATGGCTCTCTGGCCGTGTCACGGGCTCTTGGTGACTTCGACTTTAAGGAAGTGGAATGGAGGGCTCAGACCGAACAGTTGGTGTCACCTGAACCAGAGGTATATGAGCTAGAGCGGACTCCCGAAGATGAGTTCTTGGTAGTGGCGTGTGATGGTGTCTGGGACGCCATCGGTAATGAGGAGCTGTGTGCGTTTGTGCGCAACCGCCTTCAGGTCTGTGATGATCTGAGGGACATCTGTGCACAGGTCATTGATCTCTGCATATACAAG GGAAGTTTAGACAACATCAGTGTCATCATCATCTGCTTTGATGGCGCCCCCAAGGTTACACCAGAGGCACAGCAACATGAGGCAGAGCTGGAGAAAATCATTGAGCAAAAAGTGGAAG AGATCATTCACATAATCAGAGCTAAAGATCAGGAACTTGACCTGCTCTACGTGATGAAATTCCTGGCGTCTGAGAACATTCCAGGTCTTCCACCAGGGGCGGCATTTCATGCAA GAAAGATTGCATAA